Proteins from a genomic interval of Candidatus Rubidus massiliensis:
- the mscL gene encoding Large-conductance mechanosensitive channel, producing the protein MKWLEEFKTFALKGNVVDLAVGVIIGAAFGKVVSSLVSDIIMPPLGLLLGGVDFSQFSWKLEIPGVHKDPVELKYGLFVNNVIDFLIVSCAIFLIIKAMNKLRRSKGEEEVPTQKECSECKMNIPKLAKKCGYCWHEF; encoded by the coding sequence ATGAAATGGTTAGAAGAATTTAAAACATTTGCCTTAAAAGGTAATGTGGTGGATTTAGCTGTTGGAGTTATTATTGGAGCGGCTTTTGGAAAAGTGGTCAGTTCTTTAGTCTCAGATATAATCATGCCTCCCTTAGGGCTTTTGCTAGGAGGAGTAGATTTTAGCCAATTTTCATGGAAACTAGAAATTCCTGGAGTTCATAAAGATCCAGTTGAGTTAAAATATGGGCTTTTTGTTAATAACGTTATCGATTTTTTAATTGTATCCTGTGCCATTTTTCTTATAATCAAAGCGATGAACAAACTTCGCCGAAGTAAAGGCGAAGAGGAAGTTCCGACACAAAAAGAATGCTCTGAATGTAAAATGAACATTCCAAAGCTCGCAAAAAAATGTGGCTATTGCTGGCATGAATTTTAA
- the gcvH gene encoding Glycine cleavage system H protein produces MRKYTDSHEWAEMLEDQTLVGITQEAKNELGQVVYIEFPKVGTIFKQGEEMAILESTKAATDIYAPLSGIVSEVNEALRQNVNLLNDSPEKLGWLVKLKPNNLAEWDSLLDVEEYKKDFSQ; encoded by the coding sequence ATGCGAAAATATACCGATTCTCATGAATGGGCAGAGATGTTAGAAGACCAAACTTTAGTTGGGATTACCCAAGAAGCAAAAAATGAACTTGGACAGGTTGTTTACATAGAATTTCCAAAAGTTGGTACCATTTTTAAGCAAGGGGAAGAAATGGCTATATTGGAATCAACAAAAGCCGCTACTGATATTTATGCTCCTCTTTCTGGAATTGTCAGTGAAGTAAACGAAGCTTTGCGCCAAAATGTAAATTTATTGAATGATTCTCCAGAAAAGCTCGGATGGCTCGTTAAATTAAAACCAAACAACTTAGCGGAATGGGATTCACTCTTAGATGTAGAAGAATATAAAAAAGATTTTTCCCAATAA
- a CDS encoding Transposase, IS30 family, whose product MGIKRINFEERELISNLVSQGKGVREIARHLSRSPSTISTELRRFHLKRADYKAVAAQEHACLMKRKAGRKKKIDQRFIPILQILINDKYFSPHQASEFLKHQYPNLKEFHVSHETIYQFIYASGINFRLRRKRKCRRKRGRYKQRPFIIPNRVSIRERPKEVNSRVTPGHWEGDLIIGKNHQSAIGTLVERASRLVKIVWIGEKRDSESVLNAFAKSLEELPSHMKQSLTYDNGIEAYKHEEFTKKTGMSVYFADPGCPWQRGTNENTNGLIREFFPKSTELGIYDKLDLKRVEDLLNERPRKILNFASPKDVFNKMASL is encoded by the coding sequence ATGGGCATTAAAAGAATCAATTTTGAAGAACGAGAGTTAATTTCAAATCTTGTCTCTCAAGGCAAGGGTGTTAGGGAAATCGCAAGACATTTAAGTAGAAGTCCTTCAACTATTTCTACTGAATTGCGCCGCTTCCACTTAAAAAGGGCTGATTATAAAGCAGTTGCGGCTCAAGAACACGCTTGTCTCATGAAAAGAAAAGCCGGCAGAAAGAAAAAAATAGATCAAAGATTTATACCCATTCTTCAAATTCTAATTAACGATAAATATTTTTCTCCACACCAAGCCAGTGAATTTTTAAAACATCAATATCCAAATTTAAAAGAATTTCATGTTTCGCATGAAACTATTTATCAATTTATATATGCCTCAGGAATAAATTTCAGATTGAGAAGAAAAAGAAAATGTCGACGAAAGCGAGGGAGGTATAAGCAAAGACCATTTATAATTCCAAATAGAGTTTCCATTCGTGAAAGACCAAAAGAAGTTAACTCAAGAGTTACTCCGGGCCACTGGGAGGGTGATTTGATTATTGGAAAAAATCACCAATCTGCCATAGGAACATTAGTTGAAAGGGCAAGTCGATTAGTAAAAATAGTTTGGATAGGTGAAAAAAGAGATTCAGAATCAGTTTTGAATGCATTTGCAAAAAGCCTTGAAGAGCTTCCTTCACATATGAAACAGAGCCTAACTTATGATAATGGAATTGAAGCGTATAAACATGAGGAGTTTACGAAAAAAACTGGAATGTCAGTTTATTTTGCAGATCCTGGATGTCCATGGCAAAGAGGCACAAATGAAAACACTAATGGCTTAATTAGAGAATTCTTTCCAAAAAGCACTGAATTAGGTATTTACGATAAGCTAGATTTAAAAAGAGTAGAGGACTTATTAAATGAACGCCCAAGGAAAATCTTAAATTTTGCCTCTCCAAAAGATGTTTTTAATAAGATGGCTTCTTTATAA
- a CDS encoding chlamydial GcvH-like protein upstream region protein, with protein MLNFFRKYQRGFFIVVTVVTVISFSFFGTSSTLNTNYANDQVVFKAIDGSSIKRSEIEQMANFINTDVDGIQQQGIWSSNFLNDGVLKKDILKTGIAEVLASEFNPLITSELTDKLEKERKYKPYSHPEASFISVENSWSYFAPKIRDYFYRLKEIQSPLENDAFATRVNLFLESQNISPLMLQRVLQFQEQNYSWVNPDQNIPYTDMSLFGYHNFEDWFGVKFTRLASAFIINAAKVAEQKGYKVSQNEALADLMQQATTSFNQNINNPYLGVANASDYFNEQLRRLGMTQTQAVKLWQQVLLFRRLFQDIGNSVVLDPISLNGLHEYASLMVEGELYALPPSLQLANFSALQNFETYLKATAKNYDPSKSLMLPTEFHSIDYLSKNYPELVRKRYLVEISKIAKPQFNARVGIKEMWNWEVSDENWKKLQENFPVLSAKAASSREERFKVLDELDEMTRRRVDLFAKNQIVDQHPEWIEKALIEAQPKETIVALYAKGNNSYFDGLKNSDELMKLLDNAPLNIYAKELESYTPDQKNYYRIKVLDRDKDWQVATFIDADKEGILTSMVDNELQKLYKKSPNKWQKEDKTAKTFQEAKNEIADEYFSGVISSIKDSYAKINPSEVLPPTFLGDYAASLRLYPYMHHAMEEIKSNPQIEYLYVTQDNEENKNALLQPQSLADQWKLTKTSANYSREDINPKKANLENALALDDGQWTSVYHPVNGDLYFFNVKKKSMQENSKNKEIAWNEAQQALVQESQRNYTKHFLQNIKEKNAIVLDYLNHNSDDNNSKGSD; from the coding sequence ATGTTAAACTTTTTTCGCAAATACCAGCGAGGCTTTTTTATTGTAGTAACAGTTGTTACCGTCATTTCATTTTCATTTTTTGGAACATCAAGCACCTTAAATACAAATTATGCAAACGATCAAGTAGTCTTTAAAGCGATTGACGGATCCTCTATTAAGCGATCCGAAATTGAACAAATGGCAAATTTTATCAATACTGATGTAGATGGAATTCAGCAACAAGGAATTTGGAGTTCAAATTTTTTAAATGATGGTGTTTTAAAAAAAGATATTTTAAAAACTGGAATTGCAGAAGTTTTAGCTAGTGAATTCAATCCACTAATTACAAGTGAATTGACCGATAAATTAGAAAAAGAAAGAAAATATAAGCCCTACTCTCACCCCGAAGCTTCTTTTATAAGTGTTGAAAATAGCTGGAGTTATTTTGCCCCAAAAATTAGAGACTATTTTTATCGATTAAAAGAAATTCAATCACCTTTAGAAAATGATGCTTTCGCAACAAGAGTAAATTTATTTTTAGAATCTCAAAATATTTCCCCTTTGATGTTGCAAAGAGTTTTGCAATTTCAGGAACAAAATTATAGTTGGGTAAATCCTGATCAAAATATTCCTTATACAGATATGTCCTTGTTTGGATACCATAATTTTGAAGATTGGTTTGGAGTAAAATTTACTCGTCTTGCAAGTGCTTTTATAATCAATGCCGCTAAGGTTGCTGAGCAAAAAGGGTATAAAGTTAGTCAAAACGAAGCTTTAGCCGATTTAATGCAACAAGCTACAACAAGCTTTAATCAAAATATTAATAATCCGTATCTTGGTGTTGCCAATGCATCTGATTATTTTAATGAGCAATTGAGAAGGCTTGGAATGACTCAAACCCAAGCTGTTAAGTTATGGCAGCAAGTATTACTTTTTAGAAGATTATTTCAAGATATAGGCAATTCCGTTGTTTTAGATCCAATCTCCTTAAACGGTTTGCATGAATACGCCTCACTTATGGTTGAAGGGGAACTTTATGCTTTGCCTCCAAGCTTGCAGCTCGCAAATTTCAGTGCCTTGCAAAATTTTGAAACATACCTCAAAGCGACTGCTAAAAATTATGATCCTTCTAAATCTTTAATGTTGCCAACTGAATTTCATTCGATTGACTACCTTTCTAAAAATTATCCAGAATTAGTAAGAAAAAGATATTTAGTTGAAATTTCCAAGATAGCCAAACCACAATTTAATGCAAGAGTTGGTATTAAAGAAATGTGGAATTGGGAAGTTTCCGATGAAAATTGGAAAAAATTACAAGAAAATTTTCCTGTTTTAAGTGCAAAAGCCGCATCAAGTAGAGAAGAAAGATTCAAAGTTTTAGATGAATTAGATGAAATGACAAGAAGAAGAGTTGATCTATTCGCTAAAAATCAAATCGTTGATCAACATCCTGAATGGATTGAAAAAGCGTTAATTGAAGCTCAACCTAAAGAAACTATCGTGGCATTATATGCAAAAGGAAATAATTCTTATTTTGACGGATTAAAAAATTCAGATGAATTAATGAAGCTTTTAGATAATGCGCCTTTAAATATCTATGCCAAAGAACTTGAGAGTTATACTCCAGATCAAAAAAATTATTATCGGATAAAAGTTTTAGATAGAGATAAAGATTGGCAAGTAGCTACTTTTATCGATGCTGATAAAGAAGGCATTTTGACTTCTATGGTCGATAATGAATTGCAAAAGCTTTACAAAAAAAGCCCTAATAAATGGCAAAAAGAAGATAAAACAGCAAAGACATTTCAAGAAGCGAAGAATGAAATTGCTGATGAATATTTTAGTGGTGTAATCTCTTCGATTAAAGATAGTTATGCAAAAATAAATCCATCAGAAGTTTTGCCTCCTACTTTTTTAGGTGATTATGCAGCATCTCTTCGTTTATATCCGTATATGCATCATGCAATGGAAGAGATAAAATCGAATCCACAGATCGAATATTTGTATGTGACACAAGATAATGAAGAGAATAAAAACGCTTTATTACAACCACAAAGCCTTGCAGATCAATGGAAGCTTACTAAAACTAGTGCAAATTACAGTCGCGAAGACATTAATCCTAAAAAAGCCAACCTTGAAAATGCGTTAGCTTTAGATGATGGACAATGGACTTCTGTATATCATCCAGTAAACGGAGATTTATATTTCTTTAATGTTAAAAAGAAAAGTATGCAAGAAAATAGCAAAAACAAAGAAATTGCTTGGAATGAAGCACAACAAGCATTAGTGCAAGAATCTCAGCGCAATTATACCAAACATTTTCTCCAAAACATTAAAGAAAAGAACGCCATTGTTTTAGATTATTTAAATCATAATTCCGATGACAATAATTCAAAAGGAAGTGATTAA
- the lipM gene encoding Octanoyltransferase LipM, with the protein MSISIIDSGLSLAQRTMEMDENLLKATSTKVILHFYEWESPTITYGHFMKLDPFLNNSLIKQKRIQLAKRPTGGGITFHDSHFTYSICIPSNSVYYKLSPLEHYKLINENVLKVIKKVIPLDLISLYENVESCADSVLDKFCMAKISPYDILLKGIKIGGGAQRRTKHAFLHQGFISLSLPDNDFWRDIFLNNSQLIPNSIQTNSTYLLNSTLELKPSALKEKLKKYFIDVFSELF; encoded by the coding sequence ATGTCTATTTCCATAATAGATTCGGGTTTAAGCTTGGCTCAGCGTACTATGGAAATGGATGAAAATTTGCTCAAAGCAACTTCGACTAAAGTAATCCTTCATTTTTATGAATGGGAATCTCCGACTATTACCTATGGTCATTTCATGAAATTAGACCCATTTTTAAATAATTCTTTAATAAAGCAAAAAAGGATCCAATTAGCTAAACGACCAACCGGCGGAGGAATAACTTTTCACGATTCCCATTTTACATATTCTATTTGTATTCCTTCAAACTCGGTTTATTATAAATTATCTCCCTTAGAGCATTATAAACTGATCAATGAAAATGTTTTAAAGGTCATAAAAAAGGTTATTCCTTTAGATCTAATCTCTCTTTATGAAAATGTGGAAAGTTGCGCTGATTCTGTACTAGACAAATTCTGCATGGCGAAAATTTCCCCTTACGATATTTTGCTAAAAGGAATAAAAATTGGAGGAGGAGCGCAACGAAGAACAAAACACGCTTTTTTGCATCAAGGATTTATCTCATTGTCTTTACCGGACAATGATTTTTGGAGAGATATTTTTTTAAATAATTCTCAATTAATACCAAACTCCATACAAACAAATAGTACTTATCTTTTAAATAGCACATTGGAGTTAAAACCTTCCGCTCTAAAAGAAAAATTAAAAAAGTATTTTATAGATGTTTTTAGTGAGCTCTTTTAA
- the rnc gene encoding Ribonuclease 3, whose protein sequence is MNSYENLINHIPSIEAKIGYHFTDPSLLRLAFVHRSFVNENRRQTAHNERLEFLGDSILGIIVSEYLYHFFPNTPEGELSFLRSRLVEFASCATYVKKIEIGNFLLLGKGEKMNDGKGRESILADLFEALIGAIYLDGGLEAAKKFFFSHFQKDVEEIIKTPLRNWKAILQDYCQKKYQKPPIYEVVSETGPDHDKVFTIKVIVQNHEIATGIGHSKKEAQQAAASEALKELKWDETWPQR, encoded by the coding sequence ATGAATTCTTATGAAAATTTAATCAACCACATTCCATCGATAGAAGCTAAGATCGGCTACCACTTCACCGACCCCTCTTTACTCCGTTTAGCTTTTGTTCATCGCTCATTCGTAAATGAAAATCGTCGGCAAACAGCTCATAACGAAAGATTAGAGTTTTTAGGAGATTCCATTTTAGGAATAATTGTTTCTGAATACTTATACCATTTTTTTCCAAATACACCAGAAGGTGAACTTTCTTTTTTACGCTCTCGTTTAGTAGAATTTGCCTCTTGCGCAACTTATGTAAAAAAAATAGAAATTGGTAATTTTCTACTCCTTGGAAAAGGAGAGAAAATGAATGATGGTAAAGGCAGAGAATCAATATTAGCAGATTTATTTGAAGCCCTAATTGGAGCAATCTATTTAGATGGAGGCTTAGAAGCGGCTAAAAAATTCTTTTTTTCCCATTTTCAAAAAGATGTTGAAGAAATTATAAAAACTCCTTTGAGAAATTGGAAAGCCATTTTACAAGATTATTGCCAAAAAAAATATCAAAAACCTCCGATTTATGAAGTTGTGAGTGAAACAGGCCCGGATCACGATAAAGTCTTTACTATAAAAGTAATCGTACAAAATCATGAAATCGCTACAGGAATTGGACATTCGAAAAAAGAAGCGCAACAAGCCGCAGCATCTGAAGCGTTGAAAGAACTTAAATGGGATGAAACATGGCCACAAAGGTAA